GATTGCTGGACAGACTGTCCACTTACGAAAAAGACGCCGGTGCGCTTTTTGACGACGCCGAAAAAGCTGTCCGGGAGATCGTGGCGTTCATGGAGGGGACTCAGGGACAACCAAAGGAAGCTCCCCCCCGGCCTGCGTTGCGTCCCCTTGGCGAGCCTGTGGCGCTGGCCGACTTCGCCATAGCCGAAAAGAAAGCGGGCGCCCCCGGCGTGGCGTTGCTCAAGGTGAGCATGGACAAGGGCGTCACATCCAACGATTCGGCCTCCGGCATGGTGACCCTTTCACCACCGGCGGACAGCGCGGGGAAACAGGCGCTGGAGATAATGCTCAAGGGTGAAGGGCTGGCTACCATTGGGGTGGGAGTCCTTCAAAAGGGAGGGGCCGGATCATACCGGTGGGACTGGCCGGACGCCCCCGTTTCGGAAAAATGGACAACGGCCCAATTGCGGTTTTCGGACGCTGTCCTTTGGGAGTACGACGCGCAAAGCAAAAGATACCGCAAGGTGCGTGAATGGAAAGAGCCGGACAAGATCGGCCAGATACGTTTTTACGTCAAGCCAAGGCACATGACCAGGGGAAACAGCGCCAAACTGTGGATCGGGACGGTGTCGGCCAGATGAATTTTGGATGCGCCTTTTGACAATCCTCGCGAAAGAAATTATCCTGATAGGCGAAAAGATGAAGGAACCGCGATGAAAAAGAAGAGCAAGATAGACATGATCGGGCCGGCGGCCACTGATGTCAGCGAGATATTTGAAATGCTGGACTTGACGGATAGAGTTAAGGCGCTCATCGGATACAAATCTGTATCTGGTTCAAGGTCCGGCCGTAAAAGCAAATCAGTTTCCGGATCAAGGTCCGGCCCTAAAACCGCATCACTCTCCCGGCATGGTTCCGGGAGATATTCTTGATCCGATCATCTTCTATGCCAGGTTCTCTGAAGACGTTACCTTTTCACCAAAAAAAGTATTTTCTTTGGTAGAGCCCAAATGGATGATTTGACTCCGGACGGTCGCAAAGTATTCCTGAATGTCCCGTTTGATAAACAATACAGGCCGTTGCTCCACGCCATGATTTGTTCCGTTGTCTGCATGGGACGCATTCCCGTTTGCGCGTTAAAGATATCGGAAAGCGCGACTTTTCAGATGGAAAAGGTGATGGCCCTTATCCGTGAGTGCAGATGCTCGATAAATGATCTGTCCAGGATGGGGAGCAAAAATAAGCTGCCCAGAATGAACATGCCCTTTGAAATGGGGATAGCTTATGCTTTAAAACAATTATCCCGGCAAAAGGAAAATTACCAGATTTTCATATTTGAGAGCAAGGTTCATAGAATTGATAGAACCCTTTCGGATATCTCGGGGCAAAAACCAAAAATCCATGAGAATAATCCGAAACTTGTAATAAGAAACATTGTAATGTGGCTTAAATTGGCTGTTAACCCTTATCCACACCCGGAGCCGTCGCAGATATTCACGGTTTATGAAAGATTCAGATCAAAACTTCCTGCATTGGTGAAAAAGTGGTATGGAGAGCCGGCATTTGATGAAATGGTTGCTATAGCGGCTGACTTGGCCGCCAAACAGGCAATTTTGCCAGACCTGTATGGTAGATTGGGATCATGAAAATACTTCTCACCAACGACGACGGGATAAACGCAAAAGGGATCGAGGCCATGTGCCAGGCCCTTCGCGGGATTGGCGATGTCACCGTGGTGGCGCCGGAAACGGAGATGTCCGCCGTGGGGCACGCCATCACGCTCACAGACCCCCTGCGTGTGCGCCGCGTGATGCGTAACGGGCAATTTTTCGGCTCCGCCATCAACGGCACCCCGGCCGACTGCGTGAAGATCGCCGTGCGCGCACTGCTGGACACAAAGCCGGACATAGTCGTCTCCGGCATCAACCAGGGGCAGAACGTGGCCACTAACGTCATATATTCGGGCACAGTGTCCGCCGCGACGGAGGGGATGATACTGGGGATACCGGCCGTGGCGGTGTCGCTGGCGTCTTTCACGTCGCGGGACTTTTCGGCGGCGGCGGAATACGGGGTGAAGGTGGTGAAAAAAGTGGTGGAAAAGGGGCTGCCGGCCGACACTCTTTTGAACGTCAACGTTCCCGCCTTGCCGCCGGGCGATATCAAGGGTGTAAAGGTGTGCCGGATGGGGATGAGCAGGTTCGTGGAGGCGTTCGAGCGGCGGGTGGACCCGAGGCAGAACGATTATTACTGGCAGGGGGGCGCCATGTCCACAAGCCCGGAGGACGCCGGGGCGGACATATCATTGCTCGACGCCGGGTATGTTACCGTAACGCCGATCCACTTCGATTTGACGAAGTACGATTTTATGGATGAGCTTGGCGGGTGGAAGGTGTAATATTAATCAGAAATGGAAAAGTCGAATCCGGGAAAATGGCTATGAAGCGCGCTTCTTTAAATCGAGCCGATCAAGAATTAGAATTAAACGCCGATTTTGCCGGTAGAATTGCTAAAATTGTTGCGGCGACAGTCAAATTCCTCTTTAACGCCAGATTAATTAAAATTGTTGTGGCGATGGGCTTATTAAGCTTAACGATAAATTCCGGAGCGTTTTTTCTGCTTAAGGGCACGCATTCGTTCGTAGTGTGGTATCCAGTTATATCAACCATCTCAACTCTTTCGGTATTATTTGCCGGGGGTTATATTTTGTATCGTGGCGAACTTCCCATGAAAATAGATGAAAGTCTGTCCCAAGGTGAATATGATTATTCGGCCCGTCCAATCTGGGAAGAGGTGGAGGATATAGGCAAATCTATTCCGCTTGAAGAGTGGAAGAAGTTGCCGGACGATATGTCCATAAATCTTGATCATTATCTGTACGGCGCCCCGAAAAAAGATGCATGAGACGCGTCTTTGCGGATACCTGTTTTCGGATAGCCATTCTTGACGAGAATGATCGGTTGCATGAAGCCGCCCATGAGGCGTCAAAATTATTGAAAAACGCCGTTATTTTCACAAGCGAACTGGTTTTGGTTGAACTTGCCAATCATTTCGCCTCCAAAGGCGCCATGTTCAGAATGGCGGTGGTCAGAGTAATAGAGCGAATACAAAATAGCCCCAATAGCAGGGTTGTCTATCAAACAAAATCGCTTTTCACTGGAGCGGTGGAGCTGTATCGTTCAAGAAACGACAAGGGCTGGAGTCTGGCGGATTGTTCTTCGATGGAAATTATGAAAGATTACGGTATTACGGAATGTTTGTCGCATGATAGTCATTTCGAACAGGCTGGCTTTACAGCTTTGCTGCGGAAATAACATCACCGCTGATTAGTGAAGAGTTTAAAGTGAAGTTCACCGTAAAACCATCCGCCATGCGCGGGCAGGCGCTCATCCCCGCGTCCAAATCGCACACCATCCGGGCGCTGTTCTTCGCGGCGCTGGCGGACGGGGTGTCCACAATCAAAAACCCGTTGGACTCGGCGGACGGGCGCTCGGCCTTCACCGCAGTGAAGGCGATGGGGGCGAAAACGCAAATACTCCCCGGCGCCTGGCGGGTGACCGGTTTTGGCGGAAAACCAATAGTCCCGGACGGACCTGTGGACGTTGGCAACTCCGGCACCACGGCCCGGTTTGCGCTCTCCATGGCGTCGCTTTGCGATAAACCTGTCACCATCACCGGCGACGAGCAGACCCGTTCCCGCCCCATGTGGCCGTTGCTGGACGCGCTGAAAAACCTGGGAGCCAAGACTGAAGGAACAAACGGGAAACTCCCCGCCACTGTCTGCGGCCCCCTTTTGGGGGGCTCAACGAAGGTGGACGGGACCAGTTCGCAATACCTTTCCAGCCTGCTCATCCACACACCGCTGGCGGTGAACGGCAGCGTCATCATACTGGACAGCCTGAACGAAAAACCGTACGCGGAGATGACCCTGCGCTGGCTGGAAAGGTTCGGGATCGAATACAAGCGGGATGGATACAACAGGTTCGAGATAAAAGGGGGCCAGCGCTACAAGGCGTTTGACGATCAGATTCCGGGGGATTTTTCCTCCGCCACGTTCTTCGCCTGCATCGGCGCCATTCCCGGCAACGAAATAACTTTGCTGGGGCTGGATTTCAACGATTCGCAGGGGGACAAGGCCGCATTCGATTACCTGAAGGCCATGGGCGCTTCCGTCACGATGGGGGAAGGGAGTGTGACCGTCCGGGGGGGCAAACTGAAAGGCGCCAATCTGGATTTGAACGCCACGCCGGACGCGTTGCCGGCCATGGCGGCCCTTGCCGCGCTGGCGGAAGGGACCACCACGCTTGGCAACGTGCCGCAGGCGAGGATAAAGGAGACCGACCGCATAGCGGTGATGGCCACGGAGCTCGGCAAGATGGGGATAAGGTGCGATCAGACCCCGGATTCGCTTATAATCCACGGAGGCAGGCCCAAAGGGGCCGTTGTGACAAGCCACGGGGACCATCGTGTCGTGATGAGCCTTGCGCTTCTCGCTTCAGCTTCCGAGGGGGAGACGGTGATCGAAAGGGCAGAGGCGGTGGAAGTGACGTTCCCGGATTTCGCGGAGCTTTTCGGGCAATGCGGAGGTATGATTAATACTATCTGACCACAGAGACACACAGGGCGCTCATGTTGTCATGCTCAACGCAGTGAAGCGTCTCTTGTCCACTAATTGAGCGGGATTCTTCGGCTTCGCCTCGGCATGACATGACGTGGTTGGCTCTAAATTTGGTTGATGATGGAAAACTTCAAACTGTTTCTGATGGTGGTCGGGATGGTGATGATCGTGGAGGGGGTCCCTTACTTCATCGCCCCCGAACAGGTGAAAAAAGTTGCCGGGGCCATAACAAAGGCCAACCGCCGGTTCCTGCGGCTCGTCGGGTTCGCCCTTATGATGATGGGGCTTTCGATGGTCGCTTTCGGGAGGTTTTAGAGGGCGATGGCTGTCCTGTTATGGGTATTTTTGGCGGTCCTGGCGGGAGCCGCGCTGTTCCAGGCGTTCCTTTACGCCGTCAGGTGGTATGAGACGTACGACCCGGCCACAGACGGCCACAGGTCGTGGCTCTCCGCGTTGTCGGAAAACGGATTCAAGCCGGTTGGCGCCTATATGGCGGAACTGGTGTATTCGGCGGTGTACGCGGCGTCGGCTCTGGTATGGCTTTTCGTTTGGCTGTTAAAGAGGGACCGCGCCGTTTTCGATCCGTCAAAGCTCACGCCTGGCAGGCCGTCGGTGGTGCTCATCCATGGAATCTTCGGCTGGCCGGGGCTGTTCTGGCTTTTCCGCCGCCGCCTTGCCGCCAGGTCCATCGTAAACGTGGTGACGTTCACATACAAAAACAGTTCGCTGCCTTTGAGCGACTACCGGGTGGGGCTGCGCGACCTTGTGATGCGGATAAAGGCGGTGACCGGATCGGCGGAAGTTGCGCTCGCCGGCCACAGTTTCGGCGGAATGATCGCCTTCGACTACGCCATGGAATATGGAAACGAAGGGGAGGTGCGGGGCGTGGCCGCCATGGGAACTCCGTTCGGCGGATCGAAACTGGCGGCGCTGGGATTGACCCCGCTGGCCCGCTCGTTGCACCCGTCAAATCCCTTTTTCGGGCTTGTGAAAACGCTAAAGCCCAAAGCGCCTTTTCTTAATGTGTATTCGGTGTATGACCAGTTTGTCATCCCGTGGCAAAGCGGGGCGCATCCTTTGGCGGATGAGAGCGTGGTGGTGGCCGCCCACGGCCATTCAGGATTTTATTTCGACTACCAGGTGATCAAGACCGTGGCCGAATGGGTGGAGACGAAGGTGGGCCAGAAGTAGCGCCACCGTCCCCGTGGCAATTGGCGGCGGGACGCCGGCGCTACGATTTGATTTCCGGCCCCGGCGCTTCGGATGATTCGGCTTTCTTCTCCGGTTCCGGCTCCGGCGCAAAAGTCTTTTCGATGGCGTCCAGCGCGGCTTTGCCGGGCTCGCGGACTATGCGCGCCTCATGCTCGAATTCCGACGTGATGTCGTTTATGCTGCTTTTGACCTCACGCAAAGAGCGCGAGAACTCCGCGTAGGCCTTGCCCAGCGCGCGGGCGATCTCCGGCAGCTTTGCCGGGCCGATAACTATCAACGCCACCACCAGGATGACCAGAAGCTCCGGGACCCCTATGCCGAACATGGATATGCCACTCCCTCCACAAAGCCGGTGAGCGCCGCCAACTTATCTCGCCAACTCGTATTTCACCGAGCCGTCCTGGTTGCTCAAAGTGATGTCGTCAATGGCGATGGCTAGCTCCCGGGGATCCGTTGCGATCTTGGCCGGCTGGTTGACGCTTTTGAACTCTATTGTGTTCTTGCCGGCCTTCAAGGTCAACGGAAGCGTCTCAAAGGGCTTTTGCTCGTACTTGTCCCCGGTG
The sequence above is drawn from the Nitrospinota bacterium genome and encodes:
- the surE gene encoding 5'/3'-nucleotidase SurE; protein product: MKILLTNDDGINAKGIEAMCQALRGIGDVTVVAPETEMSAVGHAITLTDPLRVRRVMRNGQFFGSAINGTPADCVKIAVRALLDTKPDIVVSGINQGQNVATNVIYSGTVSAATEGMILGIPAVAVSLASFTSRDFSAAAEYGVKVVKKVVEKGLPADTLLNVNVPALPPGDIKGVKVCRMGMSRFVEAFERRVDPRQNDYYWQGGAMSTSPEDAGADISLLDAGYVTVTPIHFDLTKYDFMDELGGWKV
- a CDS encoding type II toxin-antitoxin system VapC family toxin; this encodes MRRVFADTCFRIAILDENDRLHEAAHEASKLLKNAVIFTSELVLVELANHFASKGAMFRMAVVRVIERIQNSPNSRVVYQTKSLFTGAVELYRSRNDKGWSLADCSSMEIMKDYGITECLSHDSHFEQAGFTALLRK
- the aroA gene encoding 3-phosphoshikimate 1-carboxyvinyltransferase, with the protein product MRGQALIPASKSHTIRALFFAALADGVSTIKNPLDSADGRSAFTAVKAMGAKTQILPGAWRVTGFGGKPIVPDGPVDVGNSGTTARFALSMASLCDKPVTITGDEQTRSRPMWPLLDALKNLGAKTEGTNGKLPATVCGPLLGGSTKVDGTSSQYLSSLLIHTPLAVNGSVIILDSLNEKPYAEMTLRWLERFGIEYKRDGYNRFEIKGGQRYKAFDDQIPGDFSSATFFACIGAIPGNEITLLGLDFNDSQGDKAAFDYLKAMGASVTMGEGSVTVRGGKLKGANLDLNATPDALPAMAALAALAEGTTTLGNVPQARIKETDRIAVMATELGKMGIRCDQTPDSLIIHGGRPKGAVVTSHGDHRVVMSLALLASASEGETVIERAEAVEVTFPDFAELFGQCGGMINTI
- a CDS encoding DUF2065 domain-containing protein, whose amino-acid sequence is MENFKLFLMVVGMVMIVEGVPYFIAPEQVKKVAGAITKANRRFLRLVGFALMMMGLSMVAFGRF
- a CDS encoding alpha/beta hydrolase, with the translated sequence MAVLLWVFLAVLAGAALFQAFLYAVRWYETYDPATDGHRSWLSALSENGFKPVGAYMAELVYSAVYAASALVWLFVWLLKRDRAVFDPSKLTPGRPSVVLIHGIFGWPGLFWLFRRRLAARSIVNVVTFTYKNSSLPLSDYRVGLRDLVMRIKAVTGSAEVALAGHSFGGMIAFDYAMEYGNEGEVRGVAAMGTPFGGSKLAALGLTPLARSLHPSNPFFGLVKTLKPKAPFLNVYSVYDQFVIPWQSGAHPLADESVVVAAHGHSGFYFDYQVIKTVAEWVETKVGQK
- a CDS encoding twin-arginine translocase TatA/TatE family subunit; the encoded protein is MFGIGVPELLVILVVALIVIGPAKLPEIARALGKAYAEFSRSLREVKSSINDITSEFEHEARIVREPGKAALDAIEKTFAPEPEPEKKAESSEAPGPEIKS